The sequence CGATCGCGCAAATGTCCGGGTAAACGGGTATGATCTGCTGGAGGCACATCCTTAATGCGGACTTGGTCTCCAACTTTGAATTTGGGTTCCATCGCAACTGGACGTTTGGGGGAGTCACCTTCACGCAGGTATTTCTCAACCTGAGTGTCAATCGCCGGATTCCCACCTTGGGGCAGTGGGGCTTCAGCCTTGGCGCTGTCGGCTAAAATCTCAGCCGTGCGTGCATCTAGCTCTTCTTGGGTAATGTAGCCTTCTTCGACAAAAAAGCCAGAAATGCCGCCAAGCCATTTCTCGTAGTAACGCAACCGAAAATACTCAAAGGGATGCATCCCTTCGGCACCCTTGCGGAGATGTCCCCAAGTCCAAAAACTCTTGAATTCAGTGGGAACGTTTTCGATGTCATACGGCGATTCGGTGAGATGATTGCTTAATGCCATCATTGCGGTATGAATACCAAAAATGCGCTTTTCCCAGGGTTCGACAAAAACTTCCGTCTCAAAGTTGATTGGCCCTAGATTCTCTAAACCGCCTAAATTATGCTGTAATTTCATGGCTTTAACCCTTAGTTGATTAACAATAGCATTTCTTATCTTGCGATCGCGAAAAGATTCAGTGCAGTTCGCAAGCTAACCGACACGATCGCGAACCTGGCGCTCAAGCTGCGGTTTCCGGTGCTGTTGTCATGGCTTTCCCCCACAATTCTGAAAGGTAGCCGAAAATAGCACCCACGATCATGGCGGCGATCGCGATCGCGACGGGGTTTTCCAGGAAGGGGGAGGTCATTGGATTGCCCGTTACAGCAGCAGTCCCCACAGTTTGCGAAAATCCCCAAACAATCGCGGGTGTAATCCCGGCTGTAAAGGGGAGCTTGCTGGCTTGCACCATCGCAGCACTGCCAATACCCACGACAATCGCCGCTACAATCGGCGTTGGACCAATCAGCTCGATCGCCAGTAGGGATGCGCCAGCAATCAGAATCCCGGTAATGTTGCAGGCTACTGACTTCTTGAAGCCATCTACCCCTCCCCCAACAATAAAAAAGGAGGCCCAAGCCGTAAATGTTACCCACACGGGCAAAGGAAGAACCGTTGCT is a genomic window of Roseofilum reptotaenium CS-1145 containing:
- the nthB gene encoding nitrile hydratase subunit beta, translated to MKLQHNLGGLENLGPINFETEVFVEPWEKRIFGIHTAMMALSNHLTESPYDIENVPTEFKSFWTWGHLRKGAEGMHPFEYFRLRYYEKWLGGISGFFVEEGYITQEELDARTAEILADSAKAEAPLPQGGNPAIDTQVEKYLREGDSPKRPVAMEPKFKVGDQVRIKDVPPADHTRLPGHLRDRIGVVDKVYEGVYTYFFKTDDGIGTPMPIYSLCFQPDALWNESLLDSKAIYYNDIFEVYIEAA
- a CDS encoding DUF1097 domain-containing protein — its product is MKQAEALSISIGVLGGIDVFLTATVLPLPVWVTFTAWASFFIVGGGVDGFKKSVACNITGILIAGASLLAIELIGPTPIVAAIVVGIGSAAMVQASKLPFTAGITPAIVWGFSQTVGTAAVTGNPMTSPFLENPVAIAIAAMIVGAIFGYLSELWGKAMTTAPETAA